A stretch of Chitinophaga caeni DNA encodes these proteins:
- the rpoB gene encoding DNA-directed RNA polymerase subunit beta, protein MSLKKAQTSERVNFGKIKQVTETPDLLAIQIQSFKDFFQLETTPDKRNNEGLFKVFKENFPITDTRNIFNLEFLDYFVDPPRYTIDECIERGLTYSVPLKAKLRLSCNDEEHVDFQTIVQDVFLGNIPYMTPRGTFVINGAERVVVSQLHRSPGVFFGQSVHPNGTKIYSARVIPFKGAWMEFATDINNVMYAYIDRKKKFPVTTLLRAIGYETDKDILTLFGMADEVKADRKTLEKYYGKKLAARVLRSWVEDFVDEDTGEVVSIERNEVVLERDSILDEESIELILEMDAKTVFLQKEEVSGDFSIIYNTLNKDTSNSELEAVQHIYRQLRGADAPDDETARGIIDKLFFSDKRYDLGEVGRYKINRKLNLETPLENKVLTKDDIISIIKYLVQLTNGKAEIDDIDHLSNRRVRTVGEQLYAQFGVGLARMARTIRERMNVRDNEVFTPVDLINARTLSSVINSFFGTSQLSQFLDQTNPLSEITHKRRISALGPGGLSRERAGFEVRDVHYSHYGRLCTIETPEGPNIGLISTLCVHAKVNEMGFIETPYRKVKEGIVAMEDVEYLSAEEEDTLKIAQANAPLDEKGNFVNDKVKSRETGDFPILDKTDVEYMDVAPNQIVGLSASLIPFLEHDDANRALMGSNMQRQAVPLIAPQVPIVGTGLEGKAARDSRLQITSEGKGVVEFVDSNEIHVRYDRDEMQKLVSFEDDLVIYKLTKFVKTNQSTCINLRPAVAKGQQVVKGDFLTEGYATRAGELALGRNLKVAFMPWKGYNFEDAIVISERVAREDWFTSIHIDEYELEVRDTKLGEEELTPDIPNVSEEATKDLDQNGIIRIGAHIKEGDILIGKITPRGESDPSPEEKLLRAIFGDKASDAKDASLKAPPSTEGVVIDKKLFSRAKKDKNSKTREKAALEKLEKIHQKNEEDLLEVLMSKLLVLLKDKTSQGVTNTFGEVLISKGSKFSQKNLVNIDFQNVNPLNWTTDEVTNDQINTLLHNYSIKYNEELGRYKREKFNISIGDELPAGVLKLAKVYLASKRKLKVGDKMAGRHGNKGIVAKIVRDEDMPFLSDGSPVDIVLNPLGVPSRMNLGQIYETVLGWAGKKLGLRFATPIFDGASTEEIANYIDEAELPSFGHTYLYDGESGERFDQKATVGIIYMLKLSHMVDDKMHARSIGPYSLITQQPLGGKAQFGGQRFGEMEVWALEAYGAANILQELLTIKSDDIVGRAKAYESIVKGDNIPKAGVPESFNVLIHELRGLGLDLKFE, encoded by the coding sequence ATGTCTCTAAAAAAAGCCCAAACTAGCGAAAGAGTAAATTTTGGAAAGATCAAACAAGTTACTGAGACACCGGATCTGTTGGCTATCCAAATTCAATCTTTCAAGGATTTCTTCCAATTAGAAACCACACCAGACAAGCGGAACAACGAAGGACTGTTTAAGGTATTTAAAGAGAACTTCCCGATTACCGATACCCGCAATATCTTCAACCTGGAGTTCTTGGACTATTTCGTAGACCCCCCTCGCTATACCATCGATGAGTGTATCGAGAGAGGCCTTACGTACTCGGTTCCTTTAAAGGCGAAGTTACGCTTAAGCTGTAATGATGAAGAGCACGTTGATTTCCAAACCATCGTACAGGACGTTTTCCTCGGAAATATCCCGTACATGACCCCAAGGGGTACTTTCGTGATCAACGGTGCAGAACGTGTAGTTGTTTCCCAATTGCACAGGTCCCCTGGTGTATTCTTTGGACAATCCGTCCATCCTAACGGTACCAAGATCTACTCTGCTAGGGTGATCCCGTTCAAAGGTGCCTGGATGGAGTTTGCTACGGATATCAATAACGTGATGTATGCCTACATCGATCGTAAGAAAAAGTTCCCCGTAACGACCCTCTTACGAGCCATCGGCTACGAAACGGATAAGGATATCCTGACCTTGTTTGGCATGGCGGATGAAGTGAAGGCTGACCGTAAGACACTCGAAAAATACTATGGCAAAAAACTCGCCGCACGCGTTTTGCGTAGTTGGGTGGAAGACTTCGTTGATGAAGATACCGGTGAAGTGGTATCCATCGAACGTAACGAAGTAGTGCTGGAACGCGATAGCATCCTCGATGAAGAAAGTATCGAACTGATCCTCGAAATGGATGCGAAAACTGTTTTCCTCCAGAAAGAAGAGGTAAGCGGTGACTTCTCTATCATCTACAATACTTTAAATAAGGATACTTCTAACTCCGAGCTGGAAGCGGTACAACATATCTACCGCCAACTCCGAGGCGCCGATGCCCCGGATGATGAAACCGCTCGTGGTATTATCGATAAATTATTCTTCTCCGATAAACGTTATGACCTCGGGGAAGTGGGCCGTTACAAGATCAACCGCAAGTTGAACTTGGAAACCCCGCTCGAAAACAAGGTATTGACGAAAGATGATATCATTTCTATCATCAAGTACTTGGTACAATTAACGAATGGTAAAGCCGAGATCGATGATATCGATCACTTGAGCAACCGCCGTGTTCGTACCGTGGGTGAGCAGTTATATGCTCAATTCGGTGTGGGCCTGGCGCGTATGGCGCGTACCATCCGTGAAAGGATGAACGTTAGGGATAACGAGGTGTTTACACCGGTAGACCTGATCAACGCCAGGACATTGTCTTCCGTGATCAACTCTTTCTTCGGTACCTCCCAATTGTCCCAGTTCCTCGATCAAACAAACCCGTTGTCCGAGATTACGCACAAACGTCGTATCTCTGCCCTCGGTCCCGGTGGTTTAAGCCGCGAAAGAGCTGGTTTCGAGGTGCGTGACGTGCACTATTCTCACTACGGTCGCCTCTGTACGATTGAAACGCCGGAAGGACCGAACATCGGTTTGATCTCCACGCTTTGTGTTCACGCGAAAGTGAACGAGATGGGATTCATCGAAACGCCTTACCGTAAAGTGAAGGAAGGTATCGTGGCGATGGAAGATGTGGAATACCTGAGCGCTGAAGAGGAAGATACTTTGAAAATCGCGCAGGCTAACGCCCCGCTCGATGAAAAAGGTAATTTCGTAAATGATAAAGTGAAATCCCGCGAAACCGGTGATTTCCCGATCCTCGATAAAACAGACGTGGAATACATGGACGTTGCCCCGAACCAAATCGTGGGTCTGAGCGCTTCCCTGATTCCGTTCCTCGAACACGATGATGCCAACCGTGCCCTGATGGGATCAAACATGCAGCGTCAAGCTGTACCGTTGATCGCACCGCAAGTACCGATCGTAGGTACCGGCTTGGAAGGTAAAGCTGCCCGCGATTCCCGCTTGCAGATTACTTCCGAAGGAAAAGGTGTGGTTGAATTCGTTGATTCTAACGAGATCCATGTTCGCTACGATCGCGACGAGATGCAAAAGCTGGTAAGCTTCGAAGACGACCTGGTGATCTATAAACTCACCAAGTTCGTTAAAACGAACCAAAGCACTTGTATCAACCTCCGTCCTGCCGTAGCTAAAGGTCAACAGGTAGTGAAAGGCGACTTCTTAACGGAAGGTTATGCCACCCGCGCCGGTGAATTGGCCCTTGGTCGTAACCTGAAAGTGGCCTTCATGCCATGGAAAGGGTACAACTTCGAGGATGCGATCGTAATCTCTGAAAGGGTAGCCCGCGAAGACTGGTTTACTTCTATCCATATCGATGAATACGAATTGGAAGTACGTGATACCAAGTTGGGTGAAGAGGAATTAACCCCGGATATCCCGAACGTGAGCGAAGAGGCTACTAAAGACCTCGACCAAAACGGTATCATCCGTATCGGTGCCCACATTAAGGAAGGTGATATCCTGATCGGTAAGATTACGCCGCGTGGTGAATCCGATCCTTCTCCTGAAGAGAAATTATTGAGAGCCATCTTCGGTGATAAAGCTTCTGATGCGAAAGACGCTTCCTTGAAGGCACCCCCATCAACAGAAGGTGTGGTGATCGACAAGAAATTGTTCTCCCGCGCTAAGAAAGATAAAAACTCTAAGACACGCGAAAAAGCTGCCCTCGAAAAACTCGAGAAAATACACCAGAAGAACGAAGAAGATCTGCTGGAAGTATTGATGAGCAAATTGCTCGTGTTGTTGAAAGATAAAACCTCTCAAGGGGTAACCAATACCTTCGGTGAAGTGTTGATCTCGAAAGGATCTAAGTTCTCTCAAAAGAACTTGGTGAATATCGATTTCCAAAACGTAAACCCGTTGAATTGGACTACCGACGAGGTTACCAACGACCAGATCAACACCTTGTTGCACAACTACAGCATCAAGTACAACGAGGAATTGGGTCGTTACAAACGTGAGAAATTCAACATCTCTATCGGTGATGAATTACCTGCAGGTGTACTGAAATTGGCTAAAGTTTACCTCGCTAGCAAGCGTAAGCTGAAAGTGGGTGATAAAATGGCGGGCCGTCACGGTAACAAGGGTATCGTAGCCAAAATCGTTCGCGATGAGGATATGCCGTTCTTGTCTGATGGTTCCCCGGTTGATATCGTGTTGAACCCGCTAGGGGTGCCTTCACGTATGAACCTCGGCCAGATCTATGAAACCGTACTCGGTTGGGCAGGTAAAAAATTAGGTCTCCGCTTCGCTACACCGATCTTCGATGGTGCCAGCACTGAAGAGATTGCTAATTACATTGATGAGGCTGAATTGCCAAGCTTCGGTCATACTTACCTCTACGATGGTGAATCAGGTGAGCGCTTCGATCAGAAAGCTACCGTGGGTATCATCTACATGCTGAAACTGAGCCACATGGTTGACGATAAGATGCACGCGCGTTCTATCGGGCCATACAGCTTGATCACGCAACAACCGTTGGGTGGTAAGGCACAGTTCGGTGGTCAACGTTTCGGTGAGATGGAAGTATGGGCGCTGGAAGCATACGGTGCCGCCAACATCTTGCAAGAATTGCTCACGATCAAATCCGATGACATTGTGGGTCGTGCGAAAGCTTACGAATCTATCGTTAAAGGCGATAACATTCCGAAAGCAGGCGTACCGGAATCCTTCAATGTATTGATCCATGAATTACGTGGATTGGGCTTGGATTTGAAATTTGAATAG
- the rplL gene encoding 50S ribosomal protein L7/L12 — MADVKALAEQLVGLTVKEVQELADVLKNEYGIEPAAAAVVVSGGGDGAAAAEEKTSFDVILKAAGASKLNVVKIVKDLTGLGLKEAKELVDGAPKPVKEGVTKAEAEDLKAKLSEAGAEVEIQ, encoded by the coding sequence ATGGCAGACGTAAAAGCTTTAGCTGAACAATTAGTTGGCTTGACTGTTAAGGAAGTACAAGAATTAGCAGACGTATTGAAAAATGAATACGGTATTGAGCCAGCTGCTGCTGCAGTAGTAGTTTCTGGCGGTGGCGATGGCGCTGCTGCTGCTGAAGAAAAAACTTCTTTTGATGTAATCTTGAAAGCTGCAGGTGCTAGCAAATTGAACGTAGTTAAGATCGTTAAAGACTTAACCGGTCTTGGTTTGAAAGAAGCTAAAGAATTGGTAGATGGCGCTCCGAAACCAGTGAAAGAAGGCGTTACCAAAGCTGAAGCTGAAGATCTGAAAGCTAAGTTGTCAGAAGCTGGTGCTGAAGTAGAGATTCAGTAA
- a CDS encoding M12 family metallopeptidase yields the protein MYFKSTMKAALFCACLISPFLACQESNAPVSPSPREENVEMAFPGKTGALEYRNFRGKDVTLENYNGTYVLQGDIMVHPKELQLPGSDARAGRIDHYWPSALVYYSIDASISSTKLGRIEDAMDYWESTTAVHFQERTTQTNYVKFIDGSGCSSYIGMIGGSQNITVGNGCSVGNIVHEIGHAVGLYHEHTRQDRDSYVLINTANIESGKEHNFNKYSASQGFEIGSLDFGSVMMYSSYAFSANGSPTITKLDGSTFSSQRSAFSSGDLDIINMMYPPSGNDYPTVSITSPATGSSYAEPASVTIQATAADADGSVTKVEFYNGTTKLGEDASAPYSYTWASVAAGSYTIVAKATDNAGAVTTSSSVTISVTSASGGTLCSTVPDWSSSQVYATPGIKVNYQGKIFENKWWIQGTAPDQNDTWGPWKYLQDCID from the coding sequence ATGTACTTCAAATCAACCATGAAGGCAGCGCTGTTCTGCGCCTGCCTTATTAGCCCTTTTTTAGCATGTCAAGAAAGTAACGCCCCCGTATCCCCAAGCCCGCGGGAAGAAAACGTGGAAATGGCTTTCCCCGGTAAAACAGGTGCCTTGGAATACCGCAATTTCCGTGGTAAAGATGTAACCCTCGAAAATTACAACGGTACCTACGTTTTACAGGGCGATATCATGGTACACCCCAAGGAATTACAGCTCCCCGGCTCGGATGCCAGGGCTGGCCGGATCGATCATTACTGGCCATCTGCCTTGGTGTATTACTCCATCGATGCATCTATATCTTCAACCAAACTCGGGCGGATTGAAGATGCCATGGATTATTGGGAAAGTACCACGGCCGTGCATTTCCAGGAAAGAACAACGCAAACGAACTACGTTAAATTCATTGATGGATCCGGTTGTTCTTCTTACATCGGCATGATCGGTGGTTCGCAAAACATCACTGTAGGCAATGGTTGTTCCGTCGGGAATATCGTCCATGAAATCGGTCATGCAGTGGGTCTTTACCATGAACATACCCGGCAAGACCGCGATAGTTACGTGCTGATCAACACGGCCAATATCGAATCCGGAAAAGAGCACAACTTTAACAAGTACAGTGCCTCGCAAGGTTTCGAAATCGGTTCGCTCGACTTTGGCTCCGTGATGATGTACAGTTCCTATGCATTCTCGGCCAATGGCTCCCCGACGATCACCAAGCTCGATGGTAGCACTTTTTCATCCCAAAGAAGTGCTTTTTCAAGTGGCGATCTGGATATCATTAACATGATGTACCCGCCTTCCGGCAATGATTACCCGACGGTGTCCATTACTTCCCCGGCAACGGGTAGCAGTTATGCCGAACCGGCCTCTGTTACCATCCAGGCAACCGCCGCAGATGCCGACGGCAGCGTAACGAAAGTGGAGTTCTACAACGGTACCACGAAACTAGGGGAAGATGCCAGCGCCCCTTATTCTTATACCTGGGCTAGCGTGGCCGCAGGTTCTTACACGATCGTAGCTAAGGCGACGGATAACGCAGGGGCTGTTACAACTTCTTCTTCTGTCACGATTTCCGTTACCTCCGCCAGTGGCGGCACACTTTGCAGCACGGTACCGGATTGGAGCAGCTCCCAAGTGTATGCAACGCCCGGCATCAAGGTAAATTACCAAGGGAAGATTTTTGAAAACAAATGGTGGATTCAAGGTACCGCCCCCGATCAAAATGATACCTGGGGCCCCTGGAAGTATCTACAGGATTGTATAGACTAG
- a CDS encoding DUF1579 domain-containing protein, whose translation MKKSLLLFIGCIFAAFSLHAQDDPDAMQKAWMEYMTPGEFHKKLANLDGEWSAKITAWQAPGADPTVSEGSCTNKMILGGRYQECKYTGQFMDMPFEGKSWIGYDNGRKMFVSSWIDNMGTGMMYMDGKWLPDQNGVEFKGSMTDPGNGQEYQLKEIMKITDDDHYSFEMYRVVNGQEFKEMEIQLSRMPG comes from the coding sequence ATGAAAAAGTCACTCCTTCTCTTCATCGGCTGCATTTTTGCCGCTTTCAGCCTGCATGCCCAGGATGACCCTGATGCCATGCAAAAAGCCTGGATGGAATATATGACCCCGGGTGAATTCCATAAAAAATTGGCCAACCTGGACGGGGAATGGTCGGCTAAGATTACCGCTTGGCAGGCGCCGGGGGCAGACCCGACCGTTTCGGAAGGTTCTTGCACGAACAAGATGATCCTGGGCGGTCGCTACCAGGAATGCAAATATACCGGGCAGTTCATGGACATGCCTTTCGAGGGGAAATCCTGGATCGGTTACGACAATGGCCGGAAAATGTTCGTTTCCTCTTGGATCGACAACATGGGTACCGGCATGATGTACATGGACGGGAAATGGTTGCCGGATCAAAACGGCGTTGAATTTAAAGGCAGCATGACCGATCCGGGCAATGGGCAGGAATACCAGCTCAAGGAAATCATGAAAATTACGGACGACGATCACTATTCATTCGAGATGTACCGCGTGGTAAATGGGCAAGAGTTCAAGGAAATGGAGATCCAGCTTAGCCGGATGCCGGGTTAA
- the rplA gene encoding 50S ribosomal protein L1, whose product MATKRRKVAEAKVDKNKLYSLKEASALVKDTNCTNFDSSVDLHVRLGVDPKKADQAIRGSVTLPHGTGKTKRVLVLCTPDKEAEATAAGADFVGLDEYIQKIEGGWTEVDVIVATPAVMPKIGKLGKILGPRNLMPNPKTGTVTNNVGDAVNDVKGGKITFKVDKAGIIHASIGRVSFAPEKIEQNSQELISAIIKLKPSTAKGIYLKGLAMASTMGPGIVIDTKSVQN is encoded by the coding sequence ATGGCAACTAAAAGAAGGAAAGTGGCTGAAGCAAAGGTTGACAAGAACAAATTGTACTCCCTTAAAGAGGCTTCTGCACTCGTAAAAGATACTAACTGTACGAACTTCGACAGCTCTGTTGATTTACACGTACGTCTAGGGGTAGACCCTAAAAAAGCTGACCAGGCTATCCGTGGTTCCGTAACGCTTCCCCACGGTACTGGTAAAACTAAACGCGTATTGGTACTTTGCACGCCCGATAAAGAGGCGGAAGCAACAGCTGCCGGTGCGGATTTTGTAGGTTTAGACGAATACATTCAAAAGATTGAAGGCGGTTGGACAGAAGTGGACGTTATCGTTGCTACTCCGGCTGTAATGCCTAAAATCGGTAAACTGGGTAAAATCCTCGGTCCCCGTAACTTGATGCCAAACCCTAAAACGGGTACGGTTACCAACAACGTGGGCGACGCTGTGAACGATGTGAAAGGTGGTAAAATCACTTTTAAAGTGGATAAAGCTGGTATCATCCATGCTTCTATCGGCCGCGTTTCTTTCGCTCCCGAAAAAATCGAGCAAAACTCCCAAGAGCTGATCTCCGCGATCATCAAGTTGAAACCATCTACCGCTAAAGGTATTTACCTGAAAGGTTTAGCCATGGCTTCAACTATGGGCCCCGGTATTGTAATCGACACTAAATCTGTTCAAAACTAA
- the rplJ gene encoding 50S ribosomal protein L10 produces MKKEQKGEVIELLKSKFTQYNNFYVTNTESLTVAQINHLRRVCFDKNVEMKVAKNTLIRKALESLDSEKYAGVYEALNGVTALMFSDSPKEPAVIISDFRKANAKLEKPVLKAAFVADEIFLGDNQLSNLTKIKTKNELIGEVIGLLQSPAKRVIAALLEKGKNEGGAEVAAEAPAAE; encoded by the coding sequence ATGAAGAAAGAACAAAAAGGAGAAGTAATTGAACTGCTGAAAAGTAAGTTCACCCAATATAACAACTTCTACGTTACAAATACCGAGTCTTTGACGGTTGCTCAAATCAACCACCTGAGAAGGGTTTGTTTCGATAAGAACGTTGAAATGAAGGTGGCTAAAAACACCCTCATCCGCAAAGCGTTGGAATCTTTAGACAGCGAAAAATACGCTGGCGTGTACGAAGCATTAAACGGTGTAACCGCGTTGATGTTCTCAGACAGCCCTAAGGAACCTGCGGTAATCATCTCCGATTTCCGTAAAGCAAATGCTAAATTGGAAAAACCCGTATTGAAAGCTGCTTTCGTTGCTGACGAAATCTTCTTGGGTGATAACCAATTGTCTAACCTTACAAAAATCAAAACGAAAAACGAGCTTATCGGCGAAGTTATCGGTTTGTTGCAATCTCCTGCAAAACGCGTTATCGCTGCATTGCTTGAGAAAGGTAAAAATGAAGGTGGTGCAGAAGTTGCTGCTGAAGCTCCAGCTGCTGAATAA
- the rplK gene encoding 50S ribosomal protein L11: MAKEIATYVKLQVKGGQANPAPPIGPALGSKGVNIMEFCKQFNARTQDKMGKVLPVVLTVYTDKSFDFIIKTPPAPVQLMDAAKLQKGSKEPNRNKVGKVTWEQVEAIAKDKMADLNCFTVDSAMKMVAGTARSMGITVDGQAPWDK, encoded by the coding sequence ATGGCAAAAGAAATCGCAACGTACGTGAAATTGCAGGTGAAAGGCGGCCAAGCCAACCCTGCTCCTCCGATTGGTCCCGCTTTGGGTTCCAAAGGTGTGAACATCATGGAGTTCTGCAAGCAATTCAATGCCCGTACCCAAGATAAAATGGGTAAGGTATTGCCTGTAGTACTGACCGTGTACACCGACAAGTCCTTTGACTTCATCATTAAGACTCCTCCAGCTCCGGTACAATTAATGGATGCTGCTAAGTTGCAGAAAGGTTCTAAAGAGCCTAACCGTAATAAAGTGGGTAAAGTTACCTGGGAACAAGTTGAAGCTATCGCAAAAGATAAAATGGCTGACTTGAACTGCTTCACTGTAGACAGCGCTATGAAAATGGTAGCTGGTACTGCTCGTAGCATGGGTATCACCGTTGACGGTCAAGCCCCTTGGGATAAATAA
- a CDS encoding phosphatase PAP2 family protein, with protein sequence MNFLESLQQLDEQLFIFIEKTAANEYLDPFMLLLRNPLTWIPLYVFILVYITVKRRDKALLFLAGTLLCFALADFSSASILKPMFQRLRPCYNPDLQVYLRNLVGCGGQNGFPSSHATNHFALAAFWFGSMQYLGMKWQHWLWVWIWAGMICYAQVYVGKHYPSDVLAGAAYGMSIGYLVTLLFTWFDKNGIKIKKSRRIETTASSRA encoded by the coding sequence ATGAATTTTCTGGAGAGCCTACAACAGTTGGATGAACAGCTATTTATCTTCATCGAAAAGACTGCTGCCAACGAGTATTTAGACCCGTTCATGTTACTATTGCGGAACCCTTTGACCTGGATTCCGCTGTATGTTTTTATATTGGTTTACATCACGGTGAAACGGCGTGACAAGGCGCTCCTTTTCCTTGCAGGCACCTTGCTTTGCTTCGCGTTGGCCGATTTTAGCAGCGCGAGCATCCTCAAGCCCATGTTTCAAAGGTTGAGACCATGCTATAACCCCGATTTGCAGGTTTACCTAAGGAACCTGGTAGGTTGCGGCGGGCAGAACGGTTTCCCGTCGTCGCATGCTACGAACCACTTTGCATTGGCTGCATTTTGGTTCGGCAGTATGCAATACCTGGGGATGAAGTGGCAACATTGGCTGTGGGTTTGGATCTGGGCGGGCATGATTTGCTATGCACAGGTGTACGTTGGCAAACACTATCCCAGCGATGTATTGGCGGGCGCAGCTTACGGGATGAGCATCGGCTACCTGGTAACCTTGCTTTTCACCTGGTTTGATAAGAATGGAATTAAGATAAAAAAATCTCGACGTATTGAAACAACAGCTTCTTCCAGGGCATAA
- a CDS encoding ArnT family glycosyltransferase, giving the protein MKQQLLPGHKTIPVNIFRWAVGLLVTAMLPGLFNTLMEPDAALYAGISKQMDLRGDWMNLYARGTDWLDKPHLPFWIVAAGYKLFGINTFAYKFPAFICWILGAYYTYLFAVRFYGRDIGRLSVLIYLSALHGIISMNDVKAEPYLTLFLMAAGYHLMRAKREAMQILPAAFFTACALMTKGPFVLIPLGAGLWLDWIIKKEWQQFWQARWYLYLLLTCILTLPEIYAVYQQFDLQPGKLVFGKHAVSGVQFFLWESQFGRFFNTGPIKGKGDFFFFFHTLLWAFLPWSLLLYAAIYQVVKHIKKGKEHFSTGAILATMLIFSLSRFQLPHYLLILFPFFGIVLADWFIREHWYEKKAVQIIQKVIAVLMLILPLAVCIIFRGNYWYGFLPVFIAGIYLSLLNNRIKRQVVALSMVGSISIAIFLNVFFYPPLLLYQGGSEAARWKNAQLPGAVVQMYSLQSFSFEFYADANVIWADSISTKTPYLFTNKRGIAELGRLGIEADTLAIFPNYRITKLKMKFLLPGQRERVIDSVYMLRLGD; this is encoded by the coding sequence TTGAAACAACAGCTTCTTCCAGGGCATAAAACGATACCTGTAAATATATTCCGCTGGGCAGTGGGCCTGCTGGTAACCGCGATGCTCCCGGGCCTGTTCAATACCTTGATGGAGCCGGATGCAGCGTTATACGCGGGCATATCAAAGCAAATGGATTTGCGCGGTGATTGGATGAATTTATACGCGCGGGGAACGGATTGGTTAGACAAACCGCACCTACCCTTTTGGATCGTTGCCGCGGGTTACAAACTATTTGGCATCAACACTTTTGCATACAAATTCCCTGCATTCATTTGTTGGATACTGGGCGCTTACTATACCTATCTATTTGCCGTACGATTTTACGGGCGGGACATTGGTCGCCTGTCCGTACTTATTTACCTATCCGCCTTACATGGCATCATCAGTATGAATGATGTAAAGGCAGAACCCTATCTTACCCTATTCCTTATGGCAGCCGGTTATCATTTAATGCGGGCCAAGCGGGAGGCGATGCAAATTTTGCCGGCTGCCTTTTTTACAGCATGCGCCCTGATGACAAAAGGGCCCTTCGTGTTGATACCGCTGGGCGCGGGCTTATGGCTGGACTGGATTATCAAAAAGGAGTGGCAACAATTTTGGCAAGCGCGGTGGTATTTATATTTATTATTGACTTGCATCCTTACGTTGCCGGAAATTTATGCTGTTTATCAACAATTTGATCTACAGCCCGGGAAACTGGTATTCGGCAAACATGCCGTATCGGGTGTGCAATTCTTTTTATGGGAGAGTCAATTTGGCCGCTTTTTTAATACGGGGCCGATAAAGGGCAAAGGGGATTTCTTCTTTTTCTTCCACACGTTGTTATGGGCTTTTTTGCCTTGGAGCTTGTTATTATACGCGGCTATTTATCAAGTTGTAAAACATATTAAAAAGGGGAAGGAACATTTCAGTACCGGGGCGATATTGGCGACGATGTTGATATTTTCATTATCGCGGTTCCAGTTGCCGCATTATTTATTGATATTATTTCCCTTTTTCGGGATCGTGTTAGCCGATTGGTTTATACGTGAGCATTGGTATGAAAAGAAAGCAGTGCAGATCATTCAAAAAGTTATAGCCGTATTAATGTTAATATTGCCATTGGCAGTTTGCATTATATTCCGGGGGAATTATTGGTATGGATTTTTGCCGGTGTTTATCGCAGGTATTTATTTGTCGTTGTTAAATAACAGGATCAAGCGGCAAGTTGTGGCGCTGAGCATGGTGGGGAGCATATCGATCGCAATATTTTTGAATGTATTTTTTTATCCGCCGCTATTGCTTTATCAAGGTGGATCTGAAGCTGCCAGGTGGAAGAATGCGCAATTACCCGGCGCCGTTGTGCAGATGTATTCATTGCAATCTTTCAGTTTTGAATTTTATGCTGATGCCAACGTGATATGGGCAGATTCCATTTCTACTAAAACGCCCTACTTGTTTACAAATAAAAGGGGTATAGCGGAACTGGGGCGTCTTGGAATCGAAGCAGATACCTTGGCGATATTTCCAAATTACAGGATCACGAAGCTGAAGATGAAGTTTTTATTGCCAGGGCAGCGGGAGCGTGTTATTGACAGTGTTTATATGTTGAGGTTGGGGGATTGA